The sequence TTGCCTCTTCCTCTCCCATTGGAAGAgtcccccttccccttccccttccatcCCACTGAAGTGTTGCGTACTCGTTCATCCTCGAAGGACTGAGTCATACGTAGTGGGTCCCGTTTggtggaaaataagaaaaaaatccaaatcaggCGACGACATAGTCGTCCATCCATATACTCACGACTCACGACTCTGTTCTCTCGACTCCAATTGAACTATCTATAGATACCCTTCATTTAAAGGGCATGGCTAGAATACGGACACCATTGAAAACGCAGAGATGAACTCTATGAGTTCTTGTTTGAGCATGAGTTTGAGTTTGAGTTTGAGTTTGCTCTGCACCTTATCTTCGATTCTCATTAATTTGGGGCTCTGCGTCGCCACCTCCATTTCAAAACCCACTTTCGTTGATACTGCCTGCACAGCCACACGACTTTATTATACTAACGCAACCAACGTCCCAATTGGAGCAAACACCAACCTCCTTCTCTCTTATCTATCTTCTAATGCTTCTTTATCCATCAATAATGGATTCTACAACTCCACGGTTGGCCAAAATGGAGATGTAGTCTATGGTTTATTCCTCTGCAGAGGCGATGTTGAACACAACATTTGCCAAAATTGCGTTGAAACCGCGGTTGTAGAGATGAAGCAACTCTGCGCAATTAACCAACAAGGCATTATATGGTATGAAGAATGTATGCTGAAGTATATCTATAATCAGCGGGTTTTTAGTTGGCCGTCTCCCGGAGCTTAAAAATGGGAGAGCAGATATATTTTCAACCTAAATCCAAACGGGTTTCTTCAGAAATTGTCTAATTTGATGGACAGCCTAGCAACATGGGCTATATCCAACTCTGTTTCTTCCTCTAGAATCAAATATTTCGCAACCGGAGAAGCAAATTTTGCAAGGATTCACAAGATATATGGGCTGTTGCAGTGTATACCTGATATTACTCCAAGTGAATGTTACTCATGCTTGAGAAATGCTATTTATCAGATTTCCGTTGTGTTCAATGGGAGTTCAGGTTTGGGTGCTTATTTTCTCAACTGTTTTGCAAGGTATAGTGATCGTCCTTTCTATAAACTGAAACCCGCTGCATCAGCTCTTCCAATCAGTGAGTATTGTAACTTGAGCACaacttttcttcttcaatgctGTAATAACTTTATAGCTAGATTGATCTTCTGATTAAGAGGGCCAAAAGGGTTGTACCTAGCCATTGACTATCCATATGTTTTGCATCCTTTAATGAACCATAAACCCATATGAGTCTTGTGTTTGGCAATTCTAGTATGAGCtataaacacacacacaccaNNNNNNNNNNNNNNNNNNNNAAaaaaaacccccccccccccctcctatgtttatttatataatatacCTGAAGACTCGACAATTCCACCGATTCAACTTTTGACaaatttctttacttttcctaAGCTAGCCTAGTTTTATAGCTATATTCATCTTggccaacatttttttttttttNNNNNNNNNNNNNNNNNNNNTTATAATGATTCATGGAAAAATACTTAGGGGTTAACTGAAATCCAATATATGCTGTTCTCATCCATGAGATCAGAAAAGCCCCATTTCTAGCTTGGTGAGGAATGGGCAAGAGAAAGTATGCCCTTGAAATCTTGCCATAAGAAGTCTTGCTTTTGGGAGACCACTATCCTGCACAAGAAAAGATGATAGTCTGAGAAACTTTATACCATGGCCTGCTTTGTTACAGCTCTTTATGAAATCTTTGGTATATTTGGTTCCTCTTAATATATTGCCTTCAGGGAGGAACAATATGGTTGAACAGAGTATATTGGACTCTGTTCAGATCTATATGCCAATTCCATCATATACATGCTCACATTGTATATGATAAACAAAAGGTGAATTGAGCTCTGGAGTCGGCACACCTCAGTCTTGAATTTGTAAACTTTTGTTAGGAGCAGTACCATGAGTAACTTACATATGAAAATGTTTTGCTTATACAGGAAAAAGGAGCAATTCATTTtggattatttttattattgctGCTCCTGTGGTTATTACAGTGATACTTTTTCCTATCCTTTTTTTCTCCATACAAAAGAGGAAGCAAAGCTCAAAAGATTATGGTAAGTAATTATGTTTCAGAATCCACTTATTCTTTCACTATTTTACTGGAGTATCAAACTTGTATATAGGAAAAGTTAATCATGGAATTTAGAGATTCAAGTAAACTTTCAATGGCATATTTTGTTATGTTCTATATTTTAATCTCCTATTCTTTTTTGTAATCAATTGCAAATGTTCCCCACCTGCTTCAAAGATGATTTTTAATCTTATAGTTTCTTCAGCCAAAAGatatttcctttatttcttccaGTTTCATTTAGTGGGAAGTATCAAGCAGCTCACCTCCCCACTCTTTTATCTATCAGTCAGCTATCTTGGAACTGGTTCAACTCAGTTTATGGCTCAGCTGCTGCttctcccttcccccccccccccttgattAGGGGCTTCAAACCTTGTCCaacttttttggtaaaaatatccagatctatttttgaaaactttttcTTAGGGGGTAATTTACCTTGGTGTCATTTATATGTGAAGTTGTAGATGAGATTACTACTGGGGATACTTTGCAATATGACTTCAGTACAATAAAAGATGCCACTGATGACTTCTCTGATGTTAATAAGCTGGGTGCTGGTGGATTTGGTGTTGTTTACAAGGTAATGGAAATGTTACCATACTGATAACCTATATGTAATgtcatattatattatatatgtttTCTAATGTGTCaagttaaaattaaataaataaataaagtcctTAGTTTAATTTCTTCTTATATTTCACCAGGGTAGGCTTTCAAATGGAAATGAGGTAGCTGTGAAGAGACTCTCTAGAAATTCTACACAAGGTGAAGTGGAATTCGAAAATGAGGTTGCTTTAGTAGCCAAACTGCAACACAGGAATCTTGTTAGATTGCTAGGCTTCTGCTTCGAAGGAAAACTGTTGATCTATGAGTTCGTCCCCAACAAAAGTCTTGATTACTTCTTATTTGGTTTGTCtgtctctttttctctcaaataGTTTTCTTTCATACCATCACTCTAGCAATTGATCATTGTATTCTTTAACAACCATAACTATTCTGACTTACTGTATTTGTAAACCATTTGAGCTCCAAGTTGATCATTAATTGCATCAATGGACAGACCCAATCAAATGTGTAGACTTGAATTGGGAGAGGCGCTATAAAATCATAGAAGGGATTGCACGAGGTCTTCTTTATCTTCATGAAGATTCTCAATTCAAGATTATTCATCGTGATCTTAAGCCTGGCAATATTTTACTCGATGCCAAAATGAACCCAAAGATTTCGGACTTCGGCTTGGCAAAACTAGTTGTAATGGATCAAACTAGAGAGAATACAAATAAAATTGCTGGTACCATGTAAGTTCTGAGTCATGAATCCATTTTTCCTGAAGTGAATTTTTGATGACTAAGTTTTATTCTAAGTTCCACATTTATCTTTGTTGACTGTTCCATGGTTTAGGTGTTGTTGAAACTATTATGTACATAAAATCTTCTAGCATTCAATGAAACTTCAATATTTACTGAATATTGATAAAATGCAGTGGATATATGGCCCCAGAGTATGCTATAATGGGTCGATTTTCTGTGAAGTCTGATGTTTATAGCTTTGGAGTTATTTTGCTCGAGATATTAAGTGCGAAACAAGTCAACAGTTTCCACCCTGGGGAAGATTCTTATCAAAACCTCCTTGGATATGTAAGTTTTACTAACTATGataacaaattttcttttcaatcagTTAAGTTAATTAATTGATGTTTTTCTTCACATAATTTCATGCAAATATGAAATTACAGGCCTGGAGACTCTGGCAAGAAGGCAAAGGTTTGGAGTTTCTAGACCCTTTGTTGAGAGACTCATGTCCAACAACTGAAGTTATGAGATGCCTCCTTGTAGGGCTTTTGTGTGTTCAAGGGGATGCTGAATGTAGACCCACCATGTCATCTGTGATTTGGATGTTGAAGCAGACACTTGACACACTCCCTCAGCCTAGAGAACCTACAGTTCTTATGGGGAGAACAGGACTTCAAGGAAATTGGAATCTTTTGGGTTCAAAAGTCCATTCAGTAATCGAGGTCATTCTTTCTAGTTTTTCAGCCCGATGAGGAATTCGTGGGATGTAGTCTGCAGCTCTAACTTGTGATTTAATGGTTGTAAAATTGCATGGTATTTTTGAAAACACACTTTAGCTATTTTGGAGTTATTGCCGGAGAAGTAGTTATGAAAGAGTTATTACTGGAGTAGTTATTGTAGGAGGAATACTTATTAGCGAGTTATTTctctctgttctttttttttttttttggggggtgggggggggggtgggttgggTGGGGTGTGTTAGAAAGTTTGTGTATTCTATGATGGAGcacaataaaaataagttgGAGCTTGTGAGATTCTCTCCCATTCTCCGCAGCATGCATGATTCTAAATTGGTGTGAAACAAAGCCCCCTCGTTTTGTTCCCTATGTCTTCACTCATAGGCTATAGTCTTCTTGATGCCTCCCCCATCCTTAAGCTGGGGAAAGGTTAAGTCCTGAGATATCACATTGTTTGAGAAACCTTAGATGCAATCGGAGTAAAAGACCATCAACAAGGGCGTTCTAATAAtgcattttagatttttatccATGCTTATGACCATGTATGGCGGCTGATGCTTGCCTAGTGCCGGAAGATAAATGAAGTTTTTCTGTGGTGAAGAAAATTCAATGAAGTCGGTGGCTTGATAGCTATGAAGCTTGCCGACAAAATATTTTTGATGAAAACAAGAATAGTAATCTAATGATTACCATGCAATCATCATTCTAGAAAAAGGGAGGGTTCAATTTTATGTTATCATTTAAAGATAATAAAAGTGAACAACACGACCCTCCACAGACCCCATAGTGATGGGATGGGTGATGTGTGTACCattataacatttttttaacTCCAAGGGGTAGATTAGTTGGCAAAAACCAACTCCTCACAATAAAGAGGTCAAGAGTTTAAGTCTTCTTGGGGCCTACCtatcaggaaaaagaaaaaagaaaaggtgaaCAACACAGGTACTCGATCGAGTACACCAAGCCCATTATCAAATTGGTTCAAACTCCAGACCAAAATCAACTGATAAGTTATTCAGTCATTAAAACTTAAACCAAAACATACCGAGTAGCTTTCAATCTTGTAGCTTTGGTCCTTTATAGGttatcaatatatataaaaatcaatataagtattatattaattaaattaacactttaaaatttaaattgtgTTCCTATAGGTTTTTATATACATCATAtcttgattttgagtagttatCATCAAGAGAAAAGGTTGGGCCCCTAACACTGTGCCCAACACTTTGGCCTATGAGGTGTTAAATCCAAAAGCCCGAGTTTTAGAGTGGAGAAATCCTTTTTCGGGTTATAAGTCCAATAATCGTACACTATCCAgccgatgtgagactaaaacTCCTCCCATTACTAGTCATGGCGTTCCACTTACTCCATTTAACTCTCCTCAGCTTTGGGCAATGTGCCCTCATTTCTAGCTATGGAGCTACATTCACTCCATCAAGGTACAATGGATATGTTGGGgatacaatgtcttgtattctgtcgaATGGATTTGTGGGCTGATTCTTAAGGGAAGGTAAAAGTCTGAGGGCCCGAGGTTTATATAGGCATTTCAGTAGATTGTACTAATATAATTTTGTTATGAATTTATAGTAAGGCAGGTTCTTTCTATCTAAGAATGCGTAAGGACGAGTGAATGTAACATGGTTCTCCGTTATTGAAGAAATAGTTCCCATCTCACCGTGAATACAGATATTCTTATCGGATCACGGAAATCTCACCGTTTCCAATTTCATTcgttttttaacattattttagattttaGCTTTTACCATGCTTGGATCCAGATTTGACAAAATTTTAACTATAGTGGCTAGTTAAGGCAAGAAGCCCAATTGATCAGTTTCACCATGCTGTCTCTTTCCACATGgggaatttaaatattttgtttgATGTCCAAAAACTATTATTTTTTGCCATTATATGTTTAAGCAAATATTTTCTAGCGTCCAACAATTCTAGAGGGTATTTCTGTACCAtcaacttctttttttattttaatgatatAGCATCTCAAGGGTGAAGTGATAATTATGCAAGggcttggaggggacacggtactccgcctcaggaagcgaggtCCTGTGATCAAACCTTCATCGTTGCAACTAATTTCTTGGGGCCACCGCACGAGAGTTTCCACCTTGGACTGGCCTGATTCTGTGTAAgtggtatcacagtgaccctaGGGATTAGTCGGATCAAAGATCCAGAGTTCCAGATACCCTggatatcaatatatatatatatatactattctCTTGTAATTTGATCAtccatttatttaattgttttttattttttattgaattttcaaaGATTTAATTTTACACTTGATCAACTCCATTTCAGCTTTTATCCAGTTTAGCCTGTGAAGTTTTTGTGCCAGACTAAAGATACCCTCTAGACTTGCTAAACAGATTATATTCCTCTATTTAGTTAATaattaaataaggaaattttgaatGATGAAGTGATATTATTAGTAGGGGGAAAGTGCATAATAAAATGCAGGTGAAAGTTCTTACattaatgaaggaaaaatattATTCCAGGTGAACAACTATCCTGGCCAATGATCCCCAATATCACATCAGCTCTTTATGTCACAAAAATGACCTTAATACATCAGGCCTCAAATCCTGTTCATCATCAAGAAAATTTTGCATCccagaagaaataaagattctTCAACTTTACTGGTTAATTTTAGTTGAGAACTATCTCTATGATTGTTTCAGCATTTAGCTATATAATATGTAACAGTTCattaaatactaaaaaaaaatggatgagaATTGGAACTTGGTTTAGTACCATAACCAAAGTAATAAACAATTTAAGTCTAGATTAAATTAGACTGGACACTAATCAACACCTCAAAATTAGGAAATCGTGAATTCAACTCTCCCTGGGATTATCCatcttaaaaaaacaaaaacaaaagcaaaaacaaaagaaaaaaacagtgATAATTatagagaacaacaaaatttaTCATCTAGATTGTGATCAGCAGTAGATTACTGTATACAAGAGCACTAATCTCAGTTTCTAGTTAAGTGTATGAGGAAGATGTTGAGATGGTTAGTTCTAGATTTATATTACTTTCCTCAAGTGAGTTACAGTCTAAAGGCCACAATTCTCCTTTTTCACCTCTTTTCAATGATAATAACTCATAACTTTCTCTTTGGTGACCAATATCTTCTCTCTTGGACGTCCCACAAATTGAGCTCCCTTGTGTAATCTGCCACAAGATTAATAAATGATAAACAAAActctttaaaacttaaaaagtaATTAACCAGTTCAGGTTGGACCAccctaaaaagtaaaaagaaaaaaagaaaagttagaTAAGAATTAAATCTTTGCAGTGGCAGTTTCATCTTTTCTGCTTCATTTCCATGGAAGGAAAGCAAAGTAGTTCATGGGTATAAAATCATCAGTTGCCATGGTTGATAATAATATTCCTaatttttgctattttttcttttttagattctcTGTGTGATTCTTTTGATATGCATTTCTAAGATAATATTTTCAGTTTTCATCATTGATTTAAATACCTGATTTTCATTGCTCTCTGTACTATCTTCTTGAGTCAGGAGGACCTCATTGCTTTCTCTTGATAAATTATCATATTCAAAAGCAACCCTTTCAGATTCCCTCTCTGTTGATTGAACCCCTAAGGGCCTGTAAAACCATGAAAACTCAAATCAACCATAAGAGTAGAAAATGAGGTCTGAAACTAATGAATTTATTCTTGAaataaactaattttttttttccataaagtgATCATGtgaaatataattttcttttaattgattcACTAATGCATGGAAATACCACAAAAAAGGGTACTATTTGGGAAAAATCATCAAACAACCAACAGTGAAGTGTTAATATAGCAGATAAGAAAAAATAACTCATTAACTAATGCCCATGGTACCCAATAATAAATAAGATTAAATAAAGAGCTAGAAACAAGGCTTTGTAGAAAGCCCTAGCTTTGAACTGAGAATGGAGAATCTATCATTGCTACAGAGAGATAAACATGGTGGCGGATAAATTTGCAAAACATGTGGCAGCTACAAGAACCACTACTATCTGCATTGAGTCTCCTCATTTTATAGCTTATGATTTTAATTGAGACTTTCAACAAAGACCCATATATagatttatgtaattttctcttgatTGACTCGTTATTTCTGCTTATgaccatgccgaaggtggaatagcGGGCCAATAGATTTTTGTAATCCctattattttttctaataatattcatttgttgacctttaataaaaaaataaaaatcatatatCATGATCAAGTATTTAACTAtccataaataaacaaaaatcagTTATCTTATTGTATATTAATTAAACTCATATTGCAGGGTAAAAACTTGTATAATAACCAAAACTCTCAATAGGTTTCAGATATCACACAAAGTACATATAAAAGCTTGCCATGGGACAGGAAAAATTAAGATGTAAACAAGGGTTACCTTTGTGGGGGAGAACTGTGTGTACAGATAGAGATAGAATGAGGATTCTCCTCTATATTGCATTGATAAAATCTATTGAGATCATTATCATCTGTTCTTCCATTACCCGAAGGACAGGCATATAAGACGTAATTAATTTTGGTTCCTTTCTTCATGCATCTGTACATCTGCTAATTAGGAAAAAGTTCATTAGATTAGAAAAAGAGATGTTGAAGATAACATTGATTCAATTGCAATATATATTTTCATTAGTGGTAATTCAatgaaattaaaaccaaaacttTCAATTGGATTATGGAGTACATGTACTACATTAACCCATTGTAATACTTGTAATCTATCCTCAAGTCtaattaattcatcattaaTGGAATCTTCTTTAAAATATAGACAATAATTTTCACAACTTTGgtagaaaaaataaatggtaCTATGTATAAGAAAATTTTAGTGTTAATTTACAAGTTCCGGATCTTTAGTAATTCAAATAATTAGCTCCACATGTGTTCAGTAATGTccctttaattattttttaagacaATTAATTACGGTTTTTCTATGTATGGGCCATAAATATTGAATTGTGCCTGAAAATGATGGAGGGTTTAATTTATTTAGGTAGCTTTAAAGGGGTAAGGCTTATATCTCACCCACCCCTTCTTTGGATTCTTGTTAGACTATTAAATTAACTCTGATGATAGAGTTccttaacccccccccccctctctcccccaagaaaatttatattatgattttttatcAATATTTTATTAGATTTAATTAAATCCTTGGTGGCTAATTGCATGCAAATGTTTCTGATTTACCCTTAAATGTGAATTATTAGATCAAGTGCCTGGTTACTAGGTAATGAAAGAAGTATATATGAAGTGCGTCAGGCAATAAGACAGCTAAGAAGGATATATAATACTTTCTCCTGAAAGTCCTAAACAGTTTTTCagatgtctctctctctctctctctctctctctctctctctctctctctttctatatatatatatatatatatatctatagaTATTAAGATGTACTTAAAATTTCCTTGGTGAAATCCAATTATATTTATGCAATATTTCTCTAAATCCACAAGGTTTGGCCATATATCATAATCAAAATGCATGAAGAATAATTGATCACAATTCTGTATATTTCATTCACTATAAACGTTTCAAGGGAATTCATTAGATGAATGTTTCGACTAAAAATTGTTCATTCTTGCATATCCCCAGCCAACAGTTTTTAAAATTAATCCCATGGATGCGTATAATTCAGAAGAATTTAGCCTTTTCAAAAAGGTTTGGGTTTTCTTCCAATATATAGGAGTTGGCGGCTACCTAGCTAGCTTTTTCTATGGTATTTTTCTAAGTTTTTCATATCCCTAAACTTTGAGAAAATACAAATGAAGCCTCCACATCCGTTATAGTGAGGACAATGCCAAATCCTTGCAAACTTTTCTTTTCGGATTCCATGATCAGACTCAGAACAATACAACCTAACTACTTGAACAATTATCAATTATGGATGAGGTCTAGggcctttctttttcttttgaaatttggttgggggggggagggggacagATTGAATACAGACAAAAGTCCTGGTATCAAAAGACAGTAGAAATTGACTAGAACATACAGTTCTAAAATTTCTTGCCTTCTATAAGAACACCTAATCTCATATCCTTtacaagaaaaattggaaaatgtACCTGAAGATGGCTTTTTACATGAGCTATCATTAGTCCCTTCACACCCATCACCTGTAGGATTCTCTTTGGTGTAGCTCCTGCAAAACCCACAGTTCATAAGTTATATTGATGAATTTTTGGGGGGAGTCTGGCTCTGGTCTGCAATATTTCATGCTGAAAAAATGTCTTCTAAGGTACATAATATATAATTGATCATGGTCTTAACAGTTCTACTTCTTTGTACCTTTTAACCAATACCTTCTCTTGTGAATTATTAGTAAGATGAAGTTTGGGGGAAAGGGTACTAGAAGATCAAATTTGTTCATGAATAGATACTCTCATATTACACTTTGAGAGAGATCTCCTGTGAGAAACTTCATTCATTCATTGACTGCAACTGAAACTTACTGTGTTTTCCGCCGAGGCAATCGATAGCTTCCACGAATCGCTTATGAAGATCTGGTGTCCACCGCATCCGGGGAGCTTCAGATTTCTTGTAGTGTCTCCCTCCTTTTCTGATTGAAGAGTCTCTCattattatttcttgtattgATCAGAAATCACAAGTTCATTGCAACTGTTTTAGATCATATAGCAGTCTTTTTGTCCAATTTGAACAAAGTAAGCTAAAAGCCGTACAATTTAATAAAAGTTGGTGTCTTTAGTCTATGGAGTTTTTAAGTATAGGGCCagtcaaaagactcaaaacataCCCACATGAAGCTTGACATAAGCGAAAAGTTCAACAAAACCCTAGTTGCAGAAGTCACCAAATATTTTTTGCCACAAATTACATCATGAAATATCAACTTTTATCTCTATTTGGACTACAAAGCCCTTCTTATATTCCAAATCTTCCTTCCAAGCAATTTGAGCTCAAATATGTTATAAAGTGAATTGGCATATGGATGCTAATCAAATATTCTTATCCTATTATTTCAAACCAACCCTCTTGGTTTAGGGatgaaaaaatcaaaaccctaaatttaaataaaaaaaaaaaacttaattgtGAGGTGTGTTGGTTCTTACTAATCAAAACTATCCCCTTAGGTTTGTTGAACTAGTTGAAACTATAGGTGCAGGTATGAACTTAATTTTATGCTTTCCCAAACTTAgaataatccaaaaaaattgGGCATTGCActtcatattttatttatcaAATGATGCAAAATATAGATGGTTCTTTACCTAATCCTCCAAACAGAAGGTACTTTATAGGATGCATAGCTCTCTTTTTTGGCCGAAAAGCAATAAACCTAGAACTTAAGTTTTGCATAAAATATGTTCTTAATAAGTTAACAATAGATAGATATTCTATCCaagtagaaagaaaaaaaatgaatagaagGTTAACAATAGAACAATAGACAAGGAAGCAAAAGTAAGGAGAAGTTAAAGAGTCCATTTGGTTACACTCAAAATAGCTAGTTAAatgtaaaaatgaatttttaatttggatAATGCCATTTTTaaggtctcaactctcaaggtccatcattttttccttttctttaccaaaaaaattatttttttcttttgaaaatttcttgaagtgatttttattatttttactaaaatatttaatatattcgttttaataccaaaatatttttcatcatAATGACTGTTCTATATTAACTTTACTTCCAACCGCATCTGGTTGAAatgtttttacattttttgcCAGTTCCACTTAGTCACTTCAACAATGAAAATTCTATTATATTTCAGTTTAATCCAAACGGAACCTAAAATATCAGTAAAATGATTGTTTTAAGTATTTGCTTATGTGTTTGTTAGTTTGGACATGACCCAATCTCTGATTAGGTGTAATATTGTTATTAATTATGTTAAAGAGGTCATAACAGTATCCAACTGGTTTAAGAGCATAATATCTCTTATTTTGAGACTCTTCAAATTTCGATATATATTTgcttcttgaagttcttatttttttgtccaatttgaaaatgaattggtaaacagattttttttaacCTCACAACAGCATGGACCGGGTAAGCATCAAATTATCCAAATTACATAATGCATGACTGCATTGCCATGTACAATTTTCAGTCTACTACACCTGCAATTGATCAGTTCAAAGAATTTTTTCCTCAttctacaataaaataaaaaatttcctttctcTGCGTCTACAAATATATCTCCTCCCCCAAGTTAATTAAGGCTAGATTTGATATTAAAATGGGGACAATGGGCCCATTGCCTTTACTATCTATATAGCTGTGCTGGCGaaaaatttcaaaagaaatcACTTAGAGCATCATCAATATGGATAGAGAAGCATGAGCATGAACATAGTCCAATCTCTTCAAATTATgataaagtttttcttcatcggTGGTTGAACGATGGTCCAGTTAGGATCCCTCTGTCTTCCCCTATTCTCTTGGATCACAATTTACCGCGGTGAAtgaattcttaaaaaaatttgGTCCATAAAATTATGAGGTTATTATTAACAAAATATGAGCAATAATTTCAATGAAAAGAGTGATTTTTAGTCCTCCCATAAAAATTATCTCATTGATTAGGTCACATCTATGCTTATAGAGTTATAGGGGTAATATATTAGCTAAACCTGATGTATGTATCCTTTTGGTTTTGTGGCTTATGAGTTAATTGGATCATGGCTGAATCAATTGTCGGCAAATTAAAGCAAGCCCTTGAAAGTCAAGGTGTGGATTTATAGAAACAGTGGCTCTCTGTTTTTTCTATGGCCTCATGTCATTGTAAGACGGTGCCTACTTTTGGACTTATCCCTGCTTCTTGTTGCCGTGTTCAACCATTACACTCTCCAATCTTTCAATGAGTGAGAAAAAGGTACAGTAACCCTAGAATTTAATGGcgaaaaagtggaaaaaacatATAAAGCAAACTTAcaagtggattttttttctttaattaaaaattcaatTAGATAAATGACATGAGATACACAAGGTTTGGAGACAAAACATCCAAAACTAAAGAACAGAATATGATAAAACTGTCTTACATGCAGTATACAGGGTCTTCCAGGCTAGGGTAAGGCCACAATCAATAAAACCCCTAGAAACAACTAATATGGCCTCATATGAACTACTTTTAAATAAGTAACATGTGAGGATAGAGAGCATTAGTgtttaaaaatcattttttttctttacctgAACCAGATTTGACCTGGTTTGGTAGTTGGGTGTCGAACAGTTTGATCAGTTCCATTATTTAGGTTTTTGAAAAAG is a genomic window of Macadamia integrifolia cultivar HAES 741 chromosome 13, SCU_Mint_v3, whole genome shotgun sequence containing:
- the LOC122058912 gene encoding transcription repressor KAN1-like — translated: MRDSSIRKGGRHYKKSEAPRMRWTPDLHKRFVEAIDCLGGKHRATPKRILQVMGVKGLMIAHVKSHLQMYRCMKKGTKINYVLYACPSGNGRTDDNDLNRFYQCNIEENPHSISICTHSSPPQRPLGVQSTERESERVAFEYDNLSRESNEVLLTQEDSTESNENQITQGSSICGTSKREDIGHQRESYELLSLKRGEKGELWPLDCNSLEESNINLELTISTSSSYT